A part of Legionella sainthelensi genomic DNA contains:
- the gltA gene encoding citrate synthase produces the protein MTKKIAKLNIEGQEPLELPVYTPTLGNDVIDITQLGARGVFTFDQGFLSTASCESKITYIDGDKGILLYRGYPIEQLAEKKDFLDVSYLLLNGELPNAEEKRKFVGLINNHTMVHQQMYQFLNGFRRDAHPMAIMVGMVGALSAFYHDTMDLNNAEDRFISAIRMVAKMPTFAAMSYKYSIGLPYIYPQNKMSYAENFLHMMFSVPTEESTPDPVLVRAMDTIFILHADHEQNASTSTVRLAGSTGANPFACISAGIGALWGPAHGGANEACLNMLKEIGSVDRIQHYIKRAKDKDDPFRLMGFGHRVYKSYDPRAKVMRQTCYDVLEAVGAKDAPLFKLAMELERIALEDDYFIEKKLYPNVDFYSGLTLSAIGIPTNMFTVVFALARTVGWMSHWMEMVATKSRIGRPRQLYTGEKTRKVP, from the coding sequence ATGACTAAAAAAATAGCTAAACTCAATATTGAAGGCCAAGAGCCGCTTGAATTACCTGTTTATACACCAACTTTAGGTAACGATGTGATTGATATCACACAATTGGGTGCTCGTGGCGTATTTACCTTTGATCAAGGCTTTTTATCAACTGCTTCCTGTGAATCAAAAATTACCTATATTGATGGCGATAAAGGTATTTTGCTCTATCGAGGCTATCCAATAGAGCAACTTGCTGAGAAAAAAGATTTTCTTGATGTAAGTTATCTTTTACTTAATGGCGAGTTACCTAATGCTGAAGAAAAGAGAAAATTTGTTGGCTTAATTAATAACCATACTATGGTACATCAACAAATGTATCAATTCTTAAATGGTTTTCGTCGTGATGCACATCCTATGGCAATTATGGTAGGAATGGTTGGCGCTCTATCTGCTTTCTACCATGACACTATGGATCTGAATAATGCAGAAGATCGTTTTATTTCAGCGATTCGTATGGTTGCAAAAATGCCTACTTTTGCAGCGATGAGCTATAAATACTCCATAGGGTTGCCTTATATTTATCCTCAAAATAAGATGTCCTACGCTGAAAACTTCTTACACATGATGTTTAGTGTTCCAACAGAAGAATCAACGCCCGATCCAGTGCTTGTACGTGCAATGGATACTATATTTATTTTACATGCAGATCACGAGCAAAATGCCTCGACTTCAACCGTAAGACTTGCCGGTTCTACAGGTGCTAATCCTTTTGCGTGCATTTCTGCAGGCATAGGGGCATTATGGGGTCCTGCGCATGGCGGTGCAAATGAAGCCTGCTTAAACATGCTCAAAGAAATCGGCAGTGTAGATCGAATTCAACATTATATTAAGCGAGCAAAAGATAAAGATGATCCATTCCGTTTAATGGGTTTTGGTCATCGTGTATATAAAAGTTATGATCCAAGAGCTAAGGTAATGCGTCAAACCTGCTACGATGTATTAGAAGCTGTGGGTGCAAAAGATGCTCCTTTATTCAAGCTAGCAATGGAGTTAGAACGCATTGCTCTTGAAGATGATTATTTTATTGAGAAAAAGCTTTATCCTAATGTTGATTTTTATTCGGGATTAACATTAAGTGCTATAGGTATCCCCACAAATATGTTTACTGTGGTATTCGCCCTTGCACGTACGGTAGGCTGGATGAGTCATTGGATGGAAATGGTGGCTACAAAATCAAGAATAGGCAGACCTCGTCAGCTTTATACAGGTGAAAAAACTAGAAAGGTACCTTAG
- a CDS encoding LapA family protein, with product MRILVLVIYILLIVIGVSFAALNATSVDVNFYFETLSMPISVLMTIMLGIGVLIGFIFFIARYWRLKAECHRLKNQLKLTEKEIKNLRSIPLQDQH from the coding sequence ATGCGCATATTAGTGCTAGTTATTTATATTCTTCTTATTGTTATTGGTGTTAGCTTTGCTGCCTTAAATGCGACATCGGTAGATGTTAATTTTTATTTTGAAACACTATCAATGCCTATTTCTGTTTTGATGACGATTATGCTGGGGATTGGTGTTTTAATAGGTTTTATATTTTTTATAGCACGCTATTGGCGCTTAAAAGCAGAGTGTCACAGACTCAAAAATCAATTAAAATTAACTGAAAAAGAAATTAAGAACTTACGTTCAATCCCATTGCAAGATCAACACTAG
- the serC gene encoding 3-phosphoserine/phosphohydroxythreonine transaminase, with amino-acid sequence MTTRVYNFGAGPAMLPECILREAQAEFLDWQNLGISVLEVGHRSSEFMTLLNNAEQTLRELLTIPENYQILFLGGAARTQFAMIPMNLLHPYEQAGYVVTGIWSHIAFSEAQHLKKAYCIVNSEKNGYKSIPCPQDWDINENTAYVYYTANETVNGVQFSYVPPIKGIPLVADMTSSLLSEPLDVSKFGLIFAGAQKNIANAGLTIVIIRDDLLERVPNPPVPTMLHYKTQAEHHSLYATPPVFNCYLADKMFRWIKAQGGVDAMYRLNCQKATKLYQYLDSSEFYSTDIDNEARSMVNVCFSLKNAGLESEFLRLAQLRGLYALKGHRLVGGIRASLYNAMPIAGVDALIEFMSEFAKENSL; translated from the coding sequence ATGACAACTCGAGTATATAATTTTGGTGCTGGACCTGCGATGCTTCCGGAGTGCATACTTCGAGAAGCTCAAGCAGAGTTCCTTGACTGGCAAAATTTAGGTATCTCTGTTCTTGAGGTTGGGCATCGTAGTTCTGAGTTTATGACCTTATTAAACAATGCGGAACAAACACTAAGAGAATTATTAACTATCCCTGAAAATTACCAGATCCTCTTTTTAGGAGGGGCTGCTCGTACGCAATTTGCGATGATTCCCATGAATCTTTTGCATCCGTATGAACAAGCAGGTTATGTGGTTACTGGAATATGGTCACATATAGCTTTTTCTGAGGCGCAGCATTTGAAAAAAGCATATTGTATCGTCAATAGTGAAAAAAATGGCTATAAAAGTATTCCTTGTCCGCAAGACTGGGACATCAATGAAAATACCGCTTATGTTTATTATACAGCCAATGAAACGGTGAATGGTGTTCAGTTTTCCTATGTGCCTCCGATTAAAGGAATTCCTTTGGTTGCTGATATGACTTCTTCTCTACTGAGTGAGCCTTTGGATGTTAGTAAATTTGGTTTGATTTTTGCGGGTGCGCAGAAAAATATAGCTAATGCAGGTTTAACTATAGTGATTATACGGGATGATTTATTAGAAAGAGTGCCAAATCCTCCGGTACCAACTATGCTTCATTATAAAACTCAAGCGGAACATCATTCCCTTTATGCTACTCCGCCGGTATTTAATTGTTATCTAGCCGATAAAATGTTTCGTTGGATAAAAGCACAAGGTGGAGTTGATGCAATGTATCGGCTCAATTGCCAAAAGGCAACTAAATTATATCAGTATTTAGATAGTTCAGAATTTTATAGTACTGACATAGATAATGAAGCGCGCTCTATGGTGAATGTCTGTTTTTCTCTTAAGAATGCTGGGTTAGAAAGTGAATTTCTTAGATTGGCACAATTAAGAGGTTTATATGCATTAAAAGGTCATAGGTTGGTAGGTGGGATTCGTGCGAGTCTTTATAATGCCATGCCTATAGCTGGAGTAGATGCTTTAATTGAATTCATGTCTGAATTTGCAAAGGAAAATAGCCTGTGA
- the cmk gene encoding (d)CMP kinase — protein sequence MYNENVPVITLDGPSGTGKGTLCQLLAKHLKWNMLDSGAIYRVLAYAARKNNIVPPDPKQLVVLARSLNLRFDFSDEYGSRAILDNVDVSREIRSEQCGQDASQIAAIPEVREALLERQRNFAQPPGLVTDGRDMGTVVFPNAILKIFLYANPEERANRRYLQLKEKGINVSLAQVVEELATRDVRDTARTHAPLKPAADAVQIDTTRLSIVQVFDNVLNLINERLYSV from the coding sequence ATGTACAATGAAAATGTACCTGTAATAACCCTAGATGGACCAAGTGGAACTGGTAAAGGAACTTTATGTCAGTTGCTTGCAAAGCATCTGAAATGGAATATGCTTGATAGCGGTGCAATTTACCGTGTCTTAGCCTATGCCGCGAGAAAAAATAATATTGTTCCCCCTGATCCAAAACAATTAGTAGTACTTGCTCGTTCTCTTAATTTACGCTTTGATTTTTCAGATGAGTATGGTTCACGCGCAATTCTTGATAATGTAGATGTCAGTCGTGAAATTCGAAGTGAGCAATGTGGCCAGGACGCATCACAGATCGCCGCTATTCCTGAAGTAAGAGAAGCTTTGCTTGAACGTCAACGTAATTTTGCTCAACCCCCAGGTCTGGTGACTGATGGTAGAGATATGGGTACTGTAGTTTTCCCTAATGCTATTTTGAAAATATTTTTATATGCGAATCCAGAAGAAAGAGCAAATAGACGATATTTACAGTTGAAAGAAAAAGGAATTAATGTTAGCCTCGCGCAGGTTGTAGAAGAATTGGCTACGCGTGATGTAAGGGATACTGCACGAACGCATGCGCCATTGAAACCTGCGGCTGATGCAGTACAAATTGATACAACCAGATTATCCATTGTACAAGTGTTCGATAATGTATTAAACTTAATTAATGAACGTCTATACAGTGTTTAA
- the aroA gene encoding 3-phosphoshikimate 1-carboxyvinyltransferase: MKIHNFISKPVASIKGEIAVPGDKSISHRSIIFGSIAKGTTVINGFLDGDDCLATLKAFQAMGVTIEGPDEQQVVIYGVGKHGLKKPEQVIDCGNSGTSIRLLAGLLAAQSFDSQLTGDESLLKRPMLRISKPLALMGADISTVDGKPPITIKGGKKLHGIDYVMPEASAQVKSCILLAALYAEGETSITETGVSRDHTELMLKNFAYPINRSGNTLIINSDHECVATEIYVPGDISSAAFFIVAATIIPGSDILIRNVGINQTRTGIIHILLEMGAKITLLNQRQLGEEWVADLRVQYAHLKGINISANMVPLAIDEFPVIFIAAACARGQTTLRGASELRFKESDRIAAMVDGLKKLGIQAEALDDGIFIEGGTLQGGIVESKDDHRIAMSFAVAGAVASAPVTVRNCANVATSFPLFVETAKQLQLQIEETVDNVQ, from the coding sequence GTGAAAATACACAATTTTATAAGCAAACCTGTTGCCTCGATAAAAGGAGAAATTGCTGTCCCTGGTGATAAGTCGATATCACATCGCTCCATCATTTTTGGTTCCATTGCAAAAGGAACAACGGTTATTAATGGATTTTTAGATGGGGATGATTGCCTCGCCACCTTGAAAGCATTTCAAGCAATGGGCGTTACAATAGAAGGCCCTGATGAACAACAAGTAGTGATTTATGGTGTAGGGAAACATGGTTTAAAAAAACCAGAACAGGTCATTGATTGTGGAAACTCAGGAACCAGTATTCGGCTATTAGCTGGATTGTTAGCAGCACAATCTTTTGATAGTCAATTAACTGGAGATGAGAGCCTTTTGAAAAGGCCGATGCTGCGAATTAGCAAACCACTTGCTTTAATGGGGGCTGATATTTCAACAGTTGATGGAAAACCACCGATTACTATTAAGGGTGGAAAAAAACTTCATGGAATCGATTATGTCATGCCAGAAGCAAGTGCCCAAGTTAAGTCATGTATTTTGTTAGCTGCTCTGTATGCCGAAGGCGAAACATCGATCACTGAAACAGGGGTGAGCCGTGATCATACAGAGCTCATGCTAAAAAATTTTGCCTATCCAATAAATCGCTCAGGAAATACCCTGATAATTAATTCTGATCATGAGTGCGTAGCTACTGAAATATATGTTCCTGGCGATATTTCTTCAGCTGCATTTTTCATTGTTGCAGCAACAATTATACCTGGATCGGATATACTCATACGCAATGTCGGGATTAATCAGACACGTACGGGAATTATACACATCCTGTTGGAAATGGGGGCTAAGATCACTCTTTTAAATCAGCGCCAGCTTGGCGAAGAGTGGGTTGCTGATCTGCGCGTTCAATATGCTCATTTGAAAGGAATTAATATATCTGCAAATATGGTTCCGCTTGCAATTGACGAATTTCCTGTTATTTTTATAGCCGCTGCTTGTGCTCGTGGACAAACTACTCTTCGTGGTGCAAGTGAGTTACGTTTTAAAGAAAGTGATCGAATTGCTGCTATGGTTGATGGTCTAAAAAAATTAGGAATTCAAGCAGAGGCATTAGATGATGGCATTTTCATTGAAGGAGGCACTTTACAAGGAGGTATTGTTGAAAGCAAAGATGATCATCGTATTGCTATGTCTTTTGCTGTTGCAGGAGCTGTAGCTAGTGCCCCAGTTACTGTTAGAAATTGCGCTAATGTAGCTACCTCATTTCCTTTGTTTGTAGAAACAGCCAAGCAACTTCAACTTCAAATAGAGGAAACAGTTGATAATGTACAATGA
- the gyrA gene encoding DNA gyrase subunit A translates to MVYLAKEVLPVNIEDELKQSYLDYAMSVIVGRALPDVRDGLKPVHRRVLYAMSELGNDWNKPYKKSARVVGDVIGKYHPHGDTAVYDTIVRMAQPFSMRYLLVDGQGNFGSVDGDAPAAMRYTEVRMSKVAHALLADLEKETVDFSPNYDETEFAPVVLPSRVPNLLVNGSSGIAVGMATNIPPHNLTEVINACIALVDDPEIGLEEIMQIIPGPDFPTAAIINGRAGIIQGYRTGKGRAIIRARTEIETDEDSGRQSIIITELPYQVNKARLVERIAELVRDKKIEGISGLRDESDKQGMRVVIELKRQEIADVILNNLYTQTQMQNVFGINMVALVDGQPRTLNLKQILEYFIKHRREVVTRRTLFELKKARSRAHLLEGLGIALANIDEMIALIKQSPTPQDAKQALLAKLWQPGLVKTMLERAGSDASRPDDLAAEFGLSAEGYKLSEAQAQAILELRLHRLTALEQDKILDEFEELLKLIRELLEILASPERLMQVIRDEFVEIKTQFGDERRTEIIESQEDLTIEDLITEENVVVTLSHQGYVKYQPITAYQAQRRGGKGKSATNVKDEDFVSRLVIASTHDTLLCFSNHGKLYWLKAYELPLASRISRGRPIINILPLAEGEEINAMLPVREYFDGYYVFMATKKGTVKKVPLNAFSRPRSNGIIAVDLDEDDSLVGVDITDGSKDIMLFTDAGKVVRFDENKVRPMGRTARGVRGIRIEEEQAVISLVVAHPDGTILTATENGYGKRTSIDEYRVSGRGGQGVISIQVNERNGKVVRSVQVTDADEAMLITDKGTLVRFKVNELSVIGRNTQGVRLINVSSGEKVVGMQKIEDLGEDSNDINNDAVELEESSDDNSSI, encoded by the coding sequence ATGGTTTATCTAGCGAAAGAAGTCTTGCCAGTTAATATTGAAGATGAGTTAAAGCAATCCTACCTGGATTATGCAATGAGTGTCATAGTAGGCAGAGCCTTGCCTGATGTACGTGATGGACTTAAGCCTGTTCATCGACGCGTTCTTTACGCGATGAGTGAATTAGGTAATGATTGGAATAAACCTTATAAAAAATCTGCACGTGTTGTAGGGGATGTGATTGGTAAATACCACCCACATGGTGATACAGCAGTTTATGATACGATTGTTCGTATGGCACAGCCTTTTTCGATGCGCTATCTTTTGGTAGATGGTCAGGGTAACTTCGGTTCAGTTGATGGTGATGCCCCAGCAGCAATGAGGTATACCGAAGTAAGAATGTCTAAAGTCGCGCATGCTTTGTTAGCTGATTTGGAAAAAGAGACGGTCGATTTTAGTCCTAACTATGATGAAACCGAATTTGCCCCGGTAGTATTGCCTTCAAGAGTACCTAATTTATTGGTGAATGGTTCTTCCGGTATTGCCGTAGGAATGGCGACTAATATTCCACCCCATAATCTTACTGAAGTGATTAATGCATGCATTGCTTTAGTTGATGATCCTGAAATTGGTTTAGAAGAGATTATGCAAATTATTCCTGGCCCTGACTTTCCTACTGCTGCCATCATTAATGGTAGAGCTGGAATCATTCAAGGTTATCGTACAGGAAAAGGACGCGCTATTATTCGAGCGCGAACAGAAATTGAAACTGATGAAGATTCTGGTCGTCAATCGATCATCATTACTGAACTTCCTTATCAAGTGAATAAAGCACGTTTGGTTGAGCGAATTGCTGAATTGGTAAGAGACAAGAAAATTGAAGGAATTTCCGGCTTAAGGGATGAATCAGATAAGCAAGGAATGCGTGTCGTTATTGAGTTGAAACGACAAGAAATTGCAGATGTTATTTTAAATAACCTATACACGCAAACTCAAATGCAAAATGTTTTTGGAATTAACATGGTTGCATTGGTTGATGGACAACCGCGTACTTTGAATTTGAAACAAATTTTAGAGTATTTTATTAAACATAGGCGTGAAGTAGTAACGAGACGAACTTTATTTGAATTGAAAAAAGCGCGAAGTCGCGCGCATTTGTTAGAGGGGCTAGGAATTGCTTTAGCTAATATCGATGAGATGATTGCTTTAATTAAACAGTCACCAACTCCTCAAGATGCAAAACAAGCTTTACTTGCAAAACTATGGCAACCAGGTTTAGTTAAAACAATGTTGGAGCGAGCAGGTTCGGATGCTTCACGTCCTGATGATTTGGCAGCTGAATTTGGTTTGAGTGCTGAAGGTTATAAGTTATCAGAGGCACAAGCTCAGGCAATTCTTGAGTTAAGACTTCATCGCCTCACTGCTCTTGAACAAGATAAAATTTTGGACGAATTTGAAGAGTTATTAAAGCTTATTCGAGAATTATTAGAAATATTGGCCTCACCAGAACGGTTGATGCAAGTCATTCGTGATGAATTTGTTGAAATAAAAACTCAATTTGGTGATGAGCGTCGTACTGAAATTATTGAATCCCAAGAAGACTTAACTATTGAAGATTTAATTACCGAAGAAAACGTTGTTGTAACATTATCCCATCAAGGGTATGTTAAGTATCAACCAATTACTGCATATCAGGCCCAGCGTCGTGGAGGCAAAGGAAAATCTGCTACAAATGTTAAAGATGAAGATTTTGTTTCTCGTTTAGTTATTGCAAGTACCCATGATACTTTGCTCTGCTTTTCGAATCATGGAAAACTATACTGGTTAAAAGCTTATGAGCTACCTTTAGCGAGTCGTATTTCTCGTGGCAGACCAATAATTAATATATTACCACTTGCTGAAGGAGAAGAAATTAATGCCATGCTTCCGGTAAGAGAATATTTTGACGGATATTATGTATTTATGGCAACAAAAAAGGGTACCGTTAAAAAAGTACCTTTAAATGCCTTTAGCAGACCACGATCTAATGGAATTATTGCTGTAGATCTGGATGAAGATGATAGTTTGGTTGGTGTGGATATTACTGATGGCAGCAAAGATATTATGTTGTTTACTGATGCGGGTAAGGTTGTTCGTTTTGATGAAAATAAAGTACGACCTATGGGGCGTACTGCCCGTGGAGTGCGAGGTATTCGTATCGAAGAAGAACAGGCGGTAATTTCTTTAGTTGTTGCTCATCCTGACGGAACTATCTTGACTGCAACAGAAAATGGCTATGGTAAACGTACTTCAATTGATGAGTATCGCGTTTCTGGACGTGGGGGGCAAGGCGTAATTTCAATTCAGGTGAATGAACGTAATGGTAAAGTGGTTCGCTCAGTGCAAGTAACTGATGCAGATGAAGCCATGCTGATCACCGATAAAGGCACATTGGTGCGCTTTAAAGTCAATGAATTATCGGTTATTGGCAGAAATACCCAAGGTGTTCGTCTTATTAATGTGAGTTCAGGTGAAAAAGTAGTTGGAATGCAAAAAATTGAAGACTTAGGCGAGGATTCCAATGATATAAATAATGATGCAGTTGAACTTGAAGAAAGTAGTGATGACAACTCGAGTATATAA
- the rpsA gene encoding 30S ribosomal protein S1: MSESFKELFEQSIAGAQFYPGAIINAKVIGIDSDYVILNAGLKSEGIVPKEEFYDKDGALEVNLGDTVEVALDSVEDGYGETILSREKAKRQEAWRKLSKSHESNETVTGLISGKVKGGFTVEIGSIRAFLPGSLVDVRPVRDPSYLEGKELEFKVIKMDLKRNNIVVSRRAVVEEESSADRQALLESLHDGQELHGIVKNLTDYGAFIDLGGIDGLLHITDISWKRVKHPSEVLSVGQDIKVKVLSFDSERNRVSLGMKQLGNDPWVDLVERYPIGKKLQGKVTNITDYGCFVEIEEGVEGLVHMSEMDWTNKNVHPSKVVALGDVVDVMVLEIDEERRRISLGMKQCVGNPWQQFAASYNKGQKVSGKIRSITDFGIFIGLDGDIDGLVHLSDISWTTPGEEAVKQYKKGQEIEAVILAIDPERERISLGIKQLEGDSFASFVDEYTKGAIVKGTVTAVDAKTVTVALADDITGTIRASELSDDRVDDATAVVKEGDEIEAKIINVDRKNRSITLSVKAKDAQDEADAIKKYSRTEGSSTTTLGDLLKEKMASKESE; the protein is encoded by the coding sequence ATGTCTGAAAGTTTCAAAGAATTGTTTGAGCAAAGTATTGCCGGCGCTCAATTTTATCCTGGTGCAATTATTAATGCTAAAGTTATTGGTATTGATAGTGATTATGTCATTTTAAATGCGGGTCTAAAATCTGAAGGAATTGTACCTAAAGAAGAATTTTATGACAAAGATGGCGCATTAGAAGTAAATTTGGGTGATACGGTTGAAGTAGCCTTGGATTCTGTGGAAGATGGCTATGGCGAAACAATCCTTTCAAGAGAAAAAGCAAAACGTCAGGAAGCTTGGCGTAAATTATCCAAATCACATGAAAGCAATGAAACAGTTACAGGCCTTATTTCTGGAAAAGTTAAGGGTGGTTTTACTGTTGAAATTGGTTCCATACGCGCATTCTTACCTGGATCATTAGTAGATGTCAGACCTGTAAGAGATCCTTCTTATCTTGAAGGCAAAGAGCTTGAATTCAAAGTAATCAAAATGGATTTAAAGCGTAATAATATTGTGGTATCACGTCGTGCAGTTGTTGAAGAAGAAAGTAGTGCTGATAGACAAGCATTGCTTGAGTCCCTACATGATGGCCAAGAGCTTCATGGTATTGTTAAAAATCTTACCGACTACGGTGCATTTATTGACCTAGGTGGTATCGATGGTTTACTGCATATCACTGATATTTCTTGGAAACGAGTGAAACATCCGAGTGAAGTATTATCCGTTGGCCAGGACATAAAAGTAAAAGTATTAAGTTTTGATAGCGAACGCAACCGTGTTTCTTTAGGCATGAAGCAACTAGGAAACGATCCTTGGGTTGATCTCGTTGAACGTTATCCTATAGGTAAAAAATTACAAGGCAAAGTAACCAACATTACTGATTATGGTTGCTTCGTGGAAATTGAAGAAGGTGTTGAAGGCCTAGTTCACATGTCTGAAATGGATTGGACCAACAAAAACGTACATCCAAGCAAAGTGGTTGCTCTGGGTGATGTTGTTGATGTTATGGTTCTTGAAATTGATGAAGAAAGACGTCGTATTTCTTTAGGTATGAAACAATGTGTTGGCAATCCTTGGCAACAATTTGCTGCAAGTTACAATAAAGGACAAAAAGTAAGTGGTAAGATTCGTTCAATTACTGACTTTGGAATCTTTATTGGTTTAGATGGAGATATCGATGGCTTAGTTCATTTATCTGATATTTCTTGGACAACTCCTGGCGAAGAAGCAGTAAAACAATACAAAAAAGGACAAGAGATTGAAGCAGTTATCCTAGCTATTGATCCTGAACGCGAGCGTATTTCTTTAGGAATTAAACAACTTGAAGGGGACAGCTTCGCAAGTTTTGTAGATGAGTACACTAAAGGTGCAATAGTTAAAGGTACGGTTACTGCCGTAGATGCAAAAACAGTTACTGTAGCATTAGCTGATGATATTACAGGTACTATTCGCGCAAGTGAATTATCTGATGACCGTGTTGATGATGCCACTGCTGTTGTCAAAGAAGGTGATGAAATTGAAGCAAAAATCATAAATGTTGATCGTAAAAATCGCTCAATCACACTTTCAGTAAAAGCAAAAGACGCACAAGATGAAGCAGATGCCATTAAGAAGTATTCCAGAACCGAAGGTTCTTCGACTACAACTTTAGGTGATTTGCTCAAGGAAAAAATGGCTAGTAAAGAAAGTGAATAA